One region of Osmia lignaria lignaria isolate PbOS001 chromosome 7, iyOsmLign1, whole genome shotgun sequence genomic DNA includes:
- the LOC143305460 gene encoding uncharacterized protein LOC143305460 produces the protein MAVILILFLTLLNECFGQIIDIGNVWEVKCPPGCSCEVQKFADLSLHRWIRATQDQNLTSDDNFEFGLNPDHSIFSEFLKVAICVVAEDHEELLEKLPSDIQVFTILQSGMGDFEILLQSTTFQRFTDLISLDIQGIDYNEATGKNLNIEQKKQGGIMLSVDSLYPLGLNLLYLNLERVKLTSLSPTKKNKANLVIKPMNTVTKNENRNKELLNNTSQSTGHRLILLSQQNNGESDDKEILPYDVYKQEMEGYRETMGLFTGLGALTHLRVYDCDLKDISWHMFDGLDSLVQLSLERNNLKFIPEFCFYGTPNLKVLSLARNQLLTLKSIDLAGLLMLEDLDLRGNNLTFLSELSFPPFPMLKVADFRENPLDSIFPSTFEIMNTTLKLYLGGEDSKLYLQKNSFLGLYQLQILHLYNLEIPVLERFVLQGMPELFELKARGNISSIEFDAFVDLIKLVYLDLSHCYIRKISMDAFYGLENVKRIDLSNNELESIPPGLFGVQQQKQLKEVILSKNKLTSLPLEFFKMLRGPYEQPQLATIRLDGNPWDCTCSMTTWNPQLVSRLRETAPRCSTPKRLQNWGVFHALRKGGLQCRRLNRRHLKKSSIRKTNYEDNIIS, from the exons ATGGCGGTTAttctaattctttttcttaCTCTGTTG AATGAGTGCTTTGGACAAATAATCGATATTGGCAATGTTTGGGAAGTAAAATGTCCACCAGGATGTTCTTGCGAGGTTCAAaaatttgccgatttatctttACACCGATGGATCAGAGCAACTCAAGATCAG AACTTAACCAGTGATGACAATTTTGAATTTGGTTTAAATCCTGACCATTCTATCTTTTCTGAATTTCTGAAAGTAGCAATCTGTGTCGTCGCTGAAGACCATGAAGAACTTTTAGAAAAACTTCCATCAGATATACAG GTATTTACAATACTTCAGTCTGGTATGGGAGACTTTGAGATTCTTTTACAGTCTACAACGTTTCAACGATTCACAGATTTAATATCATTAGATATACAAGGCATAGATTACAATGAAGCAACAGGAaagaatttaaatattgaaCAGAAGAAACAAGGAGGAATTATGTTGTCTGTAGATTCTTTGTATCCATTAGGTTTGAATCTTCTTTACTTGAATCTAGAACGAGTGAAACTAACCAGCTTGAGTCCAACGAAAAAAAATAAAGCCAATCTCGTAATTAAACCAATGAATACAGTTACcaaaaatgaaaatcgaaacaAGGAACTACTGAATAATACTAGTCAAAGTACAGGACACAGATTAATATTGTTAAGTCAACAAAATAATGGAGAAAGTGACGACAAAGAAATACTTCCTTACGACGTTTATAAACAAGAAATGGAAGGTTACAGAGAAACTATGGGACTTTTCACTGGTTTAGGAGCTTTAACTCATTTAAGAGTTTATGATTGTGACTTGAAAGATATATCATGGCATATGTTTGACGGTTTGGATAGTCTTGTTCAGCTTTCACTAGAAAGgaacaatttgaaatttattccagAATTTTGTTTCTATGGTACACCTAATTTAAAAGTACTTTCACTCGCAAGAAATCAATTGTTAACCCTTAAAAGCATTGACTTAGCTGGTTTGCTGATGCTCGAGGATCTTGATCTAAGAGGGAATAATCTAACATTTTTATCAGAATTATCTTTTCCACCTTTTCCAATGTTGAAAGTTGCAGATTTTCGGGAAAATCCTTTGGATTCTATATTTCCaag TACTTTCGAAATTATGAATACAACGCTAAAACTCTATCTCGGAGGTGAAGATTCAAAGCTATATTTACAAAAGAATTCCTTTCTTGGACTATATCAACTTCAAATCTTACACTTATATAATTTAGAAATACCAGTCCTGGAACGCTTTGTACTTCAAGGGATGCCAGAGTTATTTGAATTAAAAGCACGTGGAAATATTTCAAGCATTGAATTCGACGCGTTTGTAGATTTGATCAAACTAGTATATCTCGATCTGAGTCATTGTTATATTCGTAAAATATCCATGGATGCCTTTTATGGATTAGAAAATGTTAAACGTATAGATTTATCAAACAACGAGCTAGAGTCTATTCCACCTGGTTTGTTTGGGGTACAACAGCAGAAGCAGCTTAAAGAAGTTATCCTATCGAAAAATAAACTGACTTCGCTACCCctggaatttttcaaaatgttacGCGGACCATATGAACAACCACAATTAGCAACTATCAGACTAGATGGTAATCCATGGGACTGTACTTGTTCCATGACTACATGGAACCCTCAATTG GTCAGTAGATTACGTGAAACTGCACCAAGATGCTCAACACCAAAAAGGTTGCAAAATTGGGGAGTTTTTCACGCGTTACGCAAAGGTGGTTTGCAATGCAGAAGATTAAATAGaagacatttaaaaaaatccTCAATAAGAAAAACTAATTATGAAGATAATATTATCAGttag